A section of the Rhizobium sp. SSA_523 genome encodes:
- a CDS encoding IS481 family transposase, whose amino-acid sequence MPWRETSVMEERLRFVARLLEGESMSDVCRSFGISRKTGYKIFNRYKDEGLEALTDRSRRPVRYANQLPEPVEAMIVRLKKEKPHWGARKIRELLVRRLAGDVRVPAKSTVHAVLDRYGLVSQARKRNQANKAAGTPLSAAPGPNDLWCVDFKGEFKLGDGRYCYPLTITDQFSRYLLCCEAFESTREQGVFDAFRRVFAERGLPLAIRSDNGLPFASPNGLYNLSKLSVWWLRLGIALERIRPGHPQENGRHERMHLTLKKEATRPPGRNILQQQARFDAFVSEFNEERPHEALSMKVPAALYSTSARSYQGLPDIEYPFHDRDAIVTNCGRLCIHRKKVNISTVLAGQKLGLKEVDDGIWLVSFLRYDLGYIDLEQRTLQTIDNPFGTRLLPLS is encoded by the coding sequence ATGCCGTGGAGAGAGACTTCGGTCATGGAAGAACGTCTTCGATTTGTTGCCCGCTTGCTCGAGGGCGAGAGCATGAGCGATGTGTGCCGGTCCTTCGGCATTTCACGCAAGACCGGCTACAAGATTTTCAATCGCTACAAGGATGAGGGGCTCGAGGCGCTGACGGACCGGTCGCGACGGCCGGTGCGCTATGCCAACCAGTTGCCCGAACCGGTGGAGGCGATGATCGTGCGGCTCAAAAAGGAGAAGCCGCACTGGGGTGCCCGCAAGATTCGCGAGCTCCTGGTGCGGCGGCTGGCCGGCGACGTGCGCGTTCCGGCCAAAAGCACGGTGCATGCGGTGCTGGACCGCTACGGCCTTGTGAGCCAGGCCCGCAAGAGGAACCAGGCGAACAAGGCCGCCGGCACACCATTGTCTGCAGCGCCCGGTCCGAACGATCTCTGGTGCGTCGATTTCAAGGGCGAGTTCAAGCTGGGAGACGGCCGCTACTGTTACCCTCTGACGATCACCGACCAGTTCTCGCGCTACCTTCTGTGCTGCGAGGCCTTCGAATCGACCCGCGAACAGGGCGTGTTCGACGCCTTCCGGCGGGTCTTTGCCGAACGCGGGCTTCCGCTTGCCATCCGCTCCGACAACGGATTGCCCTTCGCCAGCCCGAACGGGCTCTACAATCTCTCGAAACTGTCGGTCTGGTGGCTCAGGCTCGGCATCGCGCTCGAGCGCATCCGTCCCGGCCACCCGCAGGAGAATGGCCGCCATGAGCGCATGCACCTGACCCTCAAGAAGGAGGCGACCCGCCCGCCCGGCCGCAACATCCTCCAGCAGCAGGCGCGCTTCGATGCTTTCGTGAGCGAATTCAATGAGGAGCGACCGCATGAGGCGCTCTCGATGAAGGTGCCGGCCGCGCTCTACTCCACATCGGCCAGATCCTACCAAGGCCTGCCGGACATCGAGTACCCCTTCCACGATCGGGACGCCATCGTCACCAACTGTGGCCGCCTGTGCATTCACCGTAAGAAGGTCAACATCTCAACCGTGCTGGCAGGACAAAAGCTCGGGCTCAAGGAAGTCGACGACGGCATTTGGCTCGTCAGCTTCCTGCGTTATGATCTCGGATATATCGATCTGGAACAGAGGACATTGCAAACCATTGACAACCCGTTCGGCACGAGGTTGTTACCTCTGTCTTAG
- a CDS encoding ABC-F family ATP-binding cassette domain-containing protein, translating to MIRIEAISKQNSHRLLFVEASASLNKGEKIGLVGPNGAGKTTLFRMITGAELPDEGQIAVEKGVTIGYFDQDVGEMSGQSAVAAVMDGAGPVSTVAAELRELEAAMSDPDRMADMDEIIERYGEVQARYEELDGYGLEGRAREVLAGLSFSQAMMEGDVGALSGGWKMRVALARILLMRPDVMLLDEPSNHLDLESLIWLENFLKTYDGALLMTSHDREFMNRIVNKIIEIDSGSLTSYSGDYGFYERQREQSEKQQQAQFERQQAMLAKEIKFIERFKARASHAAQVQSRVKKLDKIDRVEPPRRRQTVAFDFLPAPRSGEDVASLKKVSKRYGDKTIYDDFDFMIRRRERWCIMGVNGAGKSTLLKLIAGSASPDQGSVSLGASVKLGYFAQHAMEMLEGESTVLQWLEERFPKAGQAPLRALCGCFGFSGDDVEKKCRVLSGGEKARLVMAAMLFDPPNFLVLDEPTNHLDLDTKEMLIKALSTFEGTMLFVSHDRHFLAALSNRVLELTADGIQQYGGGYTEYVERTGYEAPGLQA from the coding sequence ATGATCCGCATCGAAGCCATTTCCAAACAGAACAGCCACCGTCTTCTCTTCGTTGAAGCCTCGGCAAGCCTCAACAAGGGCGAAAAGATCGGCCTCGTCGGTCCGAACGGCGCCGGCAAGACCACACTCTTTCGCATGATCACCGGCGCCGAGCTGCCGGATGAAGGCCAGATTGCCGTCGAAAAAGGCGTGACGATCGGCTATTTCGATCAGGATGTCGGAGAAATGTCCGGCCAGAGCGCCGTAGCCGCCGTGATGGATGGCGCGGGTCCCGTCAGCACCGTCGCTGCAGAGCTGCGCGAGCTGGAAGCAGCCATGTCCGATCCCGACCGGATGGCCGACATGGACGAGATCATCGAACGCTATGGCGAAGTGCAGGCCCGATACGAGGAACTGGACGGCTATGGCCTTGAGGGCAGGGCGCGGGAGGTTCTGGCAGGCCTGTCCTTCAGCCAGGCAATGATGGAGGGTGATGTCGGCGCCCTTTCGGGGGGCTGGAAAATGCGCGTGGCGCTCGCCCGCATCCTGCTGATGCGACCCGATGTCATGCTCCTCGACGAACCGAGCAACCATCTCGACCTGGAGAGCCTGATCTGGCTGGAAAACTTCCTCAAGACCTATGACGGCGCGCTTCTGATGACCTCGCATGATCGCGAGTTCATGAACCGCATCGTCAACAAGATCATCGAGATCGATTCGGGCTCCCTTACCAGCTATTCCGGCGATTACGGCTTCTATGAGCGGCAGCGCGAGCAGAGCGAGAAGCAGCAGCAGGCGCAGTTCGAACGGCAGCAGGCCATGCTGGCCAAGGAGATCAAGTTCATCGAACGGTTCAAGGCGCGGGCCTCCCATGCGGCGCAGGTGCAGAGCCGGGTGAAGAAACTGGACAAGATCGACCGCGTCGAGCCGCCCCGCCGGCGGCAGACCGTGGCATTCGATTTTCTGCCGGCACCCCGCTCCGGCGAAGATGTGGCAAGCCTCAAGAAGGTGTCGAAGCGATACGGCGACAAGACCATCTATGACGATTTCGACTTCATGATCCGCCGCCGTGAGCGCTGGTGCATCATGGGCGTCAATGGCGCCGGCAAGTCGACCCTGCTCAAGCTGATTGCCGGAAGCGCCAGCCCTGACCAGGGCAGCGTGTCGCTGGGCGCCAGCGTCAAGCTCGGCTATTTCGCCCAGCACGCCATGGAGATGCTGGAGGGCGAAAGCACCGTGCTGCAATGGCTCGAGGAGCGTTTTCCCAAAGCCGGACAGGCGCCGCTGCGCGCGCTGTGCGGGTGTTTCGGCTTTTCCGGCGATGATGTGGAAAAGAAATGCCGCGTGCTCTCGGGAGGCGAGAAGGCGCGGCTTGTCATGGCTGCCATGCTGTTTGACCCGCCGAACTTCCTCGTTCTCGACGAACCCACCAACCATCTGGATCTCGACACGAAGGAAATGCTGATCAAGGCCCTCTCGACCTTCGAGGGCACCATGCTGTTTGTCAGCCATGACCGGCACTTCCTCGCCGCCTTGTCCAATCGCGTGCTGGAACTGACCGCGGACGGAATCCAGCAATATGGCGGCGGCTATACCGAATATGTGGAACGCACCGGCTATGAGGCGCCGGGCCTGCAGGCATGA
- the acs gene encoding acetate--CoA ligase: MSEKVYPVQKHVKAHALIDREKYLKWYEESVEDPDKFWGKHGKRIDWFKPYTKVKNTSFKGKVSIKWFEDGLTNVSYNCIDRHLKTHGERTALIWEGDNPYIDKKITYNQLYDQVCRLANVLKKHGVKKGDRVTIYMPMIPEAAYAMLACARIGAVHSVVFGGFSPEALAGRIVDCESTFVITCDEGVRGGKPVPLKENTDKAIHIAARQYVTVNNVLVVRRTGGKINWAPGRDHWYHQEIASVKGHCEPVKMKAEDPLFILYTSGSTGKPKGVLHTTGGYLVYAAMTHEYVFDYHDGDIYWCTADVGWVTGHSYIVYGPLANCATSLMFEGVPNFPDQGRFWEIVDKHKVNIFYTAPTAIRSLMGAGDEYVTRSSRSSLRLLGTVGEPINPEAWEWYYNVVGDKRCAVVDTWWQTETGGHMITPLPGAIDLKPGSATLPFFGIKPQLVDNEGNVLDGPADGNLCITDSWPGQMRSVYGDHERFIQTYFSTYKGKYFTGDGCRRDEDGYYWITGRVDDVLNVSGHRLGTAEVESALVSHSLVSEAAVVGYPHSVKGQGIYCYVTLMEGNEGTDALRQELVKHVRQEIGPIASPDKIQFAPGLPKTRSGKIMRRILRKIAEDDFGSLGDTSTLADPAVVDDLIANRQNKAPAAA, encoded by the coding sequence AGCCTTACACCAAGGTCAAGAACACGTCCTTCAAGGGGAAGGTGTCGATCAAGTGGTTCGAGGACGGTCTGACCAATGTTTCCTACAATTGCATCGACCGCCATCTGAAGACGCATGGCGAGCGCACCGCCCTGATCTGGGAGGGCGACAACCCCTATATCGACAAGAAGATCACCTATAACCAGCTTTATGATCAGGTCTGCCGGCTGGCGAATGTGCTGAAGAAGCACGGGGTCAAGAAGGGCGACCGGGTTACCATCTATATGCCGATGATCCCGGAGGCGGCCTATGCCATGCTCGCCTGTGCGCGGATCGGCGCGGTCCATTCGGTGGTCTTCGGCGGCTTTTCGCCGGAAGCCCTTGCCGGCCGGATCGTGGATTGTGAATCGACCTTCGTCATCACTTGCGACGAGGGCGTGCGCGGCGGCAAGCCGGTGCCGCTCAAGGAAAACACCGACAAGGCGATCCACATCGCCGCCCGCCAATATGTCACCGTGAACAATGTTCTGGTGGTTCGCCGCACCGGCGGCAAGATCAACTGGGCGCCCGGCCGCGATCACTGGTATCACCAGGAAATCGCCAGCGTGAAGGGTCATTGCGAACCGGTGAAGATGAAGGCGGAAGATCCGCTGTTCATCCTCTATACGTCCGGCTCCACCGGCAAGCCAAAGGGCGTTCTGCACACCACCGGCGGCTATCTGGTCTATGCCGCCATGACGCATGAATATGTTTTCGATTATCATGACGGCGATATCTACTGGTGCACGGCCGATGTCGGCTGGGTGACGGGCCATTCCTACATCGTCTATGGACCGCTCGCCAATTGCGCGACCTCGCTGATGTTCGAAGGCGTCCCCAACTTCCCCGATCAGGGTCGCTTCTGGGAAATCGTCGACAAGCACAAGGTCAACATTTTCTACACGGCGCCGACGGCCATCCGCTCGCTGATGGGGGCGGGCGACGAATATGTGACGCGGTCTTCGCGATCCAGCCTGCGCCTTCTCGGCACGGTGGGCGAGCCGATCAATCCCGAAGCCTGGGAATGGTATTACAACGTGGTGGGCGACAAGCGCTGCGCCGTCGTCGATACCTGGTGGCAGACGGAAACGGGCGGTCACATGATCACGCCGCTGCCGGGCGCCATCGACCTCAAGCCCGGCTCGGCCACCCTGCCCTTCTTCGGCATCAAGCCGCAGCTGGTCGATAATGAGGGCAATGTGCTGGACGGTCCGGCGGACGGCAATCTGTGCATCACCGATAGCTGGCCGGGCCAGATGCGCAGTGTCTATGGCGATCACGAGCGCTTCATCCAGACCTACTTCTCCACCTATAAGGGCAAGTATTTCACCGGCGACGGCTGCCGCCGCGATGAGGACGGCTATTACTGGATCACCGGCCGCGTCGACGACGTCCTGAACGTGTCCGGCCATCGCCTGGGCACGGCGGAGGTGGAATCCGCGCTCGTCTCCCATAGCCTCGTTTCGGAGGCGGCTGTCGTCGGCTATCCGCACAGCGTCAAGGGCCAGGGCATATACTGCTATGTGACGCTGATGGAAGGCAATGAAGGGACGGACGCGCTTCGCCAGGAACTGGTCAAGCATGTGCGACAGGAAATCGGACCGATTGCTTCGCCGGATAAGATTCAGTTCGCGCCCGGCCTGCCGAAGACCCGATCGGGCAAGATCATGCGCCGCATCCTGCGCAAGATCGCGGAAGACGATTTCGGCTCCCTGGGGGATACCTCGACGCTCGCCGATCCGGCGGTTGTCGATGATCTGATTGCAAACCGGCAGAACAAGGCGCCGGCTGCCGCCTGA